The DNA sequence CAGACCGAATGTAAGTTTCGATGTATTTTCTTTGTGTTTAAAATCGGGTAATGTTTGTATTTTGAAAGGAGGCTCTGATGCTTTTTTTTCTAATACAGCGATTGTTTCGATTATTAAGAGGGTTTTATTACAAGAGGGTTTGAATCCCGATATTTGTAATTTATTGCCCGCTGATCGTTCTTCGACTTTACAATTATTGAACGCAAGTAATTATATTGATCTTCTTATTCCGAGAGGAAGTAAAGAGCTTATTAATTTTGTTCGTGAAAATTCGAAAATCCCAGTAATCGAAACCGGTGCAGGAGTATGTCATACTTATTTCCACCTGGAAGGTAATTTAGAAATAGGAAAAGAGATCATCTTTAATGCTAAAACCCGAAAAGTTAGCGTTTGCAATTCGTTGGATTGCTTACTTATTGATAAGGAAAGAATACAGGACCTTCCCGATTTGTGTAAAAAATTAATTGAGAAAAAAGTAGTTATTTATGCGGATGAACCTGCATACGCTCAATTAGAAAACTCTTATCCATCCAATTTACTGCATAAAGCAACTTCCGCAAATTACGGAATGGAATTCTTGGATTATAAAATGTCTATAAAAACGGTAAATTCTATTAAGGAAGCAATTGAACATATAGCGAACTACGGATCCAAACATAGCGAAGCAATAATAAGCGAAAATAAATCATGTATAAAAATTTTTGAAAAGCTGGTAGATGCCGCTTGTATTTATGTTAATACTTCTACTGCCTTCACAGATGGCGCACAATTCGGAATGGGTGCAGAAATAGGGATCAGCACGCAGAAAATGCATGCAAGAGGTCCTATGGCTCTGGATGAATTATGTTCTTATAAGTGGATTGTAGAAGGTAACGGTCAAATAAGACCGTGAATAATTTAGATAGTAGCTAGACTGTTTTTATTTCTTAAACTATAATCTTTTCTGTTTTTAAATTCAGTATAAAAATTGGAATTAAAAAAAGATGAATGCTTTATCTTTATATGAAAAAAATTTCATTAAATAAAAATTTTGAAAATAATAAAAGGCAATGGATGAACTAAATTTTAATCAGTTTGTAAAATTTAATTCATCCATTACAAATACAAAATATATATTAATTAAAATCAGTTCCTATTCAAAATATCTAAGTATTAATTAGTTATTATTTTCATCACCGTTTTTCAATCTCATCCTAAAATCTTCGATGCATCCAAAACTATTTTTACTAAAAACAGTAACGAAACAACATAAACTGTTGGAGTAACCTCTTTTCTTCTGCCTCCTAATACTTTCAATAAAGTAAAGCTTAGCATACCAAATACAATACCTTCCGCTATACTAAATGTAAAAGGCATAAAAATTATGGTTAAAAATGCGGGTAAACCTTCCGTGATATCATTAAAATTAATTTTTACAACAGAAGAAATCATAAAGAGACCGACAATAATTAAAGCCGGAGCTGTGGCAGCTGCCGGAACCAGTAAAAATATAGGTGCTAGAAATAAAGATAAAAAGAACATCAAAGCTGTACTAACTGCTGTAAGGCCGGTACGCCCTCCGGAGGCTACTCCGGAAGCACTTTCTACATATGAAGTAATCGTGCTGGTACCCAAGATCGCTCCAACCGTCGTTCCCAATGCATCAGACAATAATGCTTTTTTCATTTGAGGAAAATTTCCTTCTTCATCCGTGAATCCCAATTTAGATACAACTCCTATTAATGTTCCAATCGTATCAAACAAATTAACAAATAGAAAAGTGAAAACTACAATCAACATATCCACTGAAAATATTTTGTCCCATCCTTCAGAAGAAAACATCGGTTCGACAGCTTTACCAAATATAGGTTCAATGGAAGGAGGCATGCTTACCAATGAACCTGGTAATTGTATGTCGCCCAACAAATAGCTGAATAAAGTGGAAACTACAATTCCCGCTAAGATAGATCCATTTATATTGCGCGAATGAAGTACAGCCGTAACCAACAATCCCGCAAAAGCAATCCATACCGAATGTTGTTTAAAATCACCTAAAGCAAGAAAAGTATTGGGATCTGAAACAATGATATTCGCTCCTTTTAGTCCTATTAAAGTAATAAATAATCCAATTCCGACAGGGATTGCCTCTTTCAGTACTCTAGGAATGCTTTTAACTATCATTTCCCTGACATTCAAAAAAGTAAGAATTATAAATATAAGCCCCTCTATAAAAACAGCTGTTAGAGCAAATTGCCAAGAATATCCAAGTCCTAAAACTACAGAAAAAGCAAAAAAGCTGTTCAGTCCCATTCCGGGTCCTTGAGCTATGGGCAATTTTGCCAATATTCCCATTAACAACGTCGCAAAAATAATAGCTAACGTAGTTCCTGTAAAAAGAGCTTCTCTATCCATTCCCGTTTCCGATAAAATACTAGGATTGACTATCAAAGCATAGGACATGGTTAAAAAAGTGATGATCCCGGCTACTAATTCTTTTTTAATAGTTGTACCATTTTCGGATAGCTTAAAATATCCGTCTAGAAAAGTTTTCATGTTATCAGTTTAGTTTAGTTTAGTAAAAAGCAAAAGTACTAACAAATAAGTAATATTGGTTAGTGTTTTTGTGTGTAAAGGCTGCCTTTCCACTCATTTAATCAATTGCAATTTTTATTTAATTAATTATCAGTTTATTAAAATCTAAAGTTAAAAGCTCTTCGGGTAAAATCGTATTGAAAAAGACTTGACCGGCTTCTTCTTTTAGTATGGATATATCGGTGTAACGATTGGAAAAATGCCCTAATATTAATACTTTAACGTTTGCCATTTTTGCTATTTCTGCGGCTTGATGTGCTGTGGTATGTCCTGTTTTAGAAGCTAATTCTCTTAATTCATCTAAAAAAGTAGCTTCATGGTATAAAACATCTACCCCTTTAATTAACGGGACTATATTGGGACTGAATTTAGTATCTGAACAAAAGGCATAGCTGTAAGAATGTTTAGGAGGAAGGGTAAGATACTCATTTTTTATGATATCTCCGGATTGAGTTATAAAATCTTTACCTAATTTCAAATTATGATAATCGCATACTTCAATTTCGGGATTGTATTTAATTACATCCATATTAAGCCTTCTCGACTTTACTTTTTCTTTAAATAAAAACCCATTGGTGTAAATACGATGGTTTAATGGAATCGTCCAAACACACAATTTATTATCTTCATAAATTAATTCACTTTTTAAAGAAGTCAGTTCAATAAAGTTAATTTCAAAATGATTACTACTCTCAGTTAATAGTAATTGAACTTCAATTAATTTTTTAATTCCTTTGGGCCCATAAATGGTTAAAGGTTCGGTTCTTCCCAATAAATGAAAGGAAGATATAAGCCCGATCAAACCAAAAACATGATCGCCATGCAGATGAGAAATAAATATAGTATTTATATGGGTAAATTTTACTCTTGCTTTTCTAAGTTGTACTTGAGTCCCTTCTCCACAATCTATTAGAAAATATTGGTTATTACATTCTAATAACTGTGATGTAGGATTGGTACGAACAGTCGGAACCGCTGAGTTATATCCTAAAATAGTAAGTTTCATAAATTTTAAGTTGTATTTTTGAGTTTTTACAAACTATTACCTTACTAATATTTTTCATAAAAATACATGATTTTTTTCATTTGATAAATAAAAAATTAATTTTTAAGGCACTTTTTTTTACGCTTTTTTTTCATTTTTAACACATTTTTTAAGAAAAATAAGTGATTTTTTAATGAATTTTTTCTTAATTAAATTAGCGCAAAATACTAAATTTCAAACAATTACATTTTAAAAAAATGTTTTTTAAAGAAAAAAATTACAATTTATAACAATTCAAATATATTATTCATATATTACTGTCCTTAATAAAATAAAAACATTATGAAAATACTTAAAAGTCTTTACGTACAAGTAATAATTGCCATAATTATAGGTATTCTTATTGGATATTTTTTCCCAAGTGAAGATATTATAGTTAATGGAGTTAAACAACACAGTACGGGACTTGGTGAAATGCTAAAACCATTAGGAGACGGATTTATCAAGCTAATTAAAATGATCGTAGGACCTTTGATTTTCTGTACCATTGTGCTGGGTATTGCAGGAATGGAAGATACTAAAAAGGTTGGTAAGGTTGGTTTAACAGCTATTGTTTATTTTGAAATTATGACAACAATAGCTTTAATCATCGGCTTGGTTTTCGTTAATGTGCTAAAACCCGGAAACGGCATGCATGTAGATCCTTATGCATTGGATTCTTCATCTATGTCCCATTATATAGAAAAAAGTAAAGAAGATCACGGAATTATTACGTTTATTTTGGATATGATTCCTGAAAATGTTATTGCTTCAATTGCTTCTAATAATTTACTTCAAGTGTTGGTATTTGCCATTCTTTTTGGTTTTGCCATGACGAAAATTGGACCTAAATCTTCAAAACCGGTTCTATCCGTAATGCAATCTTTCCTGGATGGACTTTTTGCTATTATAAAAATAATTATGTATCTGGCACCTTTAGGAGCCATGGGTGCTATGGGATATACCATTGGAGTTTACGGATTGAAAGCATTGAGTAATTTAGGAATGTTAATCTTATGCTTTTATCTAACGTGTATTGTTTTCATTTTCGGAGTTATCGGAGCAGTTCTTTATTACAATAAAGTCAATATATTCAAATTTATTAAATATATTAAAGAGGAACTTTTAATTGTGCTCGGCACCTCATCTTCCGAATCAGCATTACCGGGAATTATGAGCAAGATGGAGAAGATAGGATGTTCTAAGTCTGTCGTTGGTTTGGTTATACCAACCGGCTATTCTTTTAATCTCGACGGTACTTCCATTTATCTTACCATGGCTGCTGTTTTTATTTCTCAAGCTTTAGACATGCATTTGAATTTACAACAAGAAATTACGCTTCTTTTAGTATTGCTTTTAACCTCAAAAGGTGCAGCCGGGGTAACAGGAAGTGGTTTTATTACTCTTGCCGCTACCCTTCCGGTAGTAGGACATGTACCGGTTGAGGCTGTGGCGTTAATATTCGGTATTGATAAATTCATGAGTGAAGCAAGAGCTTTAACTAATTTAATAGGTAATGCAGCAGCTACAATTGTTGTTGCCAGAAGGGAAAATGAATTTAATTACGATAAAGCTGAAAGCATTTTAATATCCAATAAGTCTTAAGTGTGATTTGTAATTTATTTTTAAAAAATATAATTTGTTAAATAAATATTATCATTTTTTTGGTAAAATTATAAATTAAAAATAGATTTGTATAAAATATACTAGTTTTGAAAGTCCTGGTAGATAATTTACTAGGGCTTTCTTAGTAAATTTTCTATTTTTTACTTCGACTTATTTATAAATATTCTTTTTAACGCAGGCTTACGTAAATTTATGAACATATATTTTTTATTTTTGTAATACTATGGATTAGCATAATATTAAATTTTTTAAAAGAAATTTGAAATTTTAGATTAATAAAATTTATTATTAGAAAATATTGAAAATATAAAAGATTTACTATGTTAATTTTTATTTAATATTTTAAATGTTAATCTTATGAAGTAATTTATTTCGATAAATAAATTATCTTCAAGCATTTAAAATAGAATACGAGCAACTTTTGAATTATAATTAAGCAATTAACCGATGAAAAAAATATATTTAGACAGTGCCGCTTCAACCATTATAGATGAAAGAGTTATTGAAGCAATGATTCAATCTATGAAAGAAGATTTTGGTAACCCTTCTGCTATACACAGCTTTGGGCAAGAAAGTAAGTCAAAAATAGAAATGGTCAGAAAAAATATAGCTCAATGGTTGCATGTAAATCCTAATGAAATCATTTTCACAAGCTGCGGTACTGAATCTAATAATTTAATTTTACGTTCTTGTATAGAAAACTTATCTATTAAACGGATCATATCTTCTCCCTTAGAACATAAATCTGTTTTGGAAACCATCAGAGATCTAAAAGAAAAACATCCTGAAATTGAAGTTGTTTTTCTTCCTTTGAAGAATAAAAAAGGAGATTTGGATATTGCTTTTTTAGAAGATTTACTAGAAGATAAAATTCCAACATTAGTTTCTTTAATGCATTCCAATAATGAAATTGGAAATTTAACGGATATTGATAGTATTGCTCAATTATGTAAAAAATATGGAGCTTTATTTCATTCAGATACTGTTCAAACTATGGCTCATTACCCTTTAGATTTCTCTAAAACACCCATTGATTTTGCTTCTTGCAGTGCCCATAAATTTCATGGTCCTAAAGGAATAGGAATGGCTTTTATAAGAAAATCAAGCGGTTTAAAAGGTATTATTACCGGAGGAACTCAGGAGCGTAATTTACGAGCAGGAACTGAAAATGTTTACGGTATTGTTGGCTTAGGTAAATCTTTTGATTATGCTATGCAAGAATTAAAGGAAAGAAGAAAGATAATTGAAGATTTAAAACAATATACAATAGATCAATTGTCTAAAAATATACAAGGGGTTTTGTTTAATGGGCATGGAACAGATTTTACTAAAAGTAACTATACACTTTTAAGTATTTTGCTTCCTTTTCCCAATACATTGGTTGGTTTTCAACTCGATATGAAGGGTATCGCCGTTTCTCAAGGAAGCGCCTGTGCTTCCGGTGCTTCTAAACCGTCAAAAACCATGTTGCAGCTTTATACTGAAGAAGAATTAAAAAATACAACGACGTTACGCATTTCATACAGCCATTATAATACAAAAGAAGAAATAGATGTTTTGATCAATTTTCTTTCTGAGATACAAAAGAATTTAACTAATACCATCCCCGCCGAAAATGGGTAACCACAGCGCTTAAGTTAAAATTAAAGGTAAATCGAATATGGGATAAATAATTATTTTTTGCCGGTTCAAATCCCAACGTTGATTGAATGGGTAAATACAATTCTAAAAATTCAGGTATTATGTTCAATTTAACTCCTGAATCGTAGATAAAATACGTAGATTTCTTTTTATTCGAATACAATCCCATATCTGCATATAAGTCAAAAGGCTTCCATAAATGTATTTCTCCATTTAATGAAGTAATCCATTTATTGGCTGATTTATCCAACATGGATTTAAAACCTCCTTCAGCCATTATATATTGTTGATAAAACAATCCACCGGTTGCAGATCTTCCTAAATAATCCATGTAATTAAAACTATAATCTGTGATATGATCTACTCCGAAATCGAAGTAAGTAGAATTGGAATGATTGTTTATAAAATATCCTCCAAAATAGCGTAAACTTATTTTTTTATTCGGCGCATATTCATGTCTAAAATATATTTCTGTACTTATTTTATTGAAAATATTAGAATGTTGGAAGTTCGTTTTACTATACCATTCATTAATGATTCTTTTATCTGAATGAGAATACGACAGATCCAGCAGATTATAATGGGAATAATCATTTTTTTCAAGAATTTTAAACGGATCTTTTTCTCTTTCAACACTATTAAATGAAATTCCTATGGTTCTGTTAATATCTGATCTGGGCCTCTTTTTAAATATAAGATTTACATTTCCTGAATATTTTTTATAACTCAAATTCTTATCATAATGATAATAAGTATATCCTGTTCCCATAGACATTCTTCTGAATAAGCCCTCTTCCATATCGTAATTGTAATTTAAGGCACCTGAACCCGTTAAACTTTTGGTTCCTGTGGAATAGGTTGGAGAAAATGAATATTCAAAAGGTCTTGAAAATGGAGAACTATTATAAAAACGTAATCCTAGTATAAATTTATCGTAATTGTTCCAGTTTATATTGGGTTCATAAAAAATTTGTGTATAATTAGGATTATCAACGTCTGCATAGAATTTCATTTGCAATTTCTTTCTGTTCTTATAGATACCCTCTGTATTCAATAAATTATCATTATCGTTAATTTCCGGAAACAGGTAATTTTTATTTATAAGTAAACGATCATATTCTCCATTTTTAAATGAATATAAAGAATCTTTATTGGTTGAAAACACCCATTTCTGATTGATTATCTTCTTGTTTTTTTCTCCCGTGATTAATATTGGAATCGGTAAAGCCGTTTTATTAGTGATACGTACTTTTATAGTATCTTTTTCATACTTATCCTCATAAAATTTTTTAATCTTAAAATTAATACGATCATTGGTAACTATATAATTTTGAAAAAACCATGCTAAATTTTTTTGAGAGTTTATTTCTAAAATCCTTTGAAAGTCTGATGAAGTAATTTCACGATCTTTTCCTTCTTCTATAAGCTTTTTAACTGAATTTTCGAAAAGATCCGCTCCCAAATAGGCGGATAGAAAATTAAAACTTAATCCCGATTTAAATCCACTAATTATATACTGATTGATATTGCTCAATTCTAAAAAATCTTCACTTATCGGCTGATCATAATTTTGAGTGGCTATATATCTGTAACCTAATTTATATCGATCGGTTATAGGAACTTTAGATATGAAAAAATATTGTAACGGTTTAATTTTTATTATGCTAAGTTCTTTAGGAAGATTACCTAATAATTTAGTGTCAGGATAATACTTCTTTAAATAATTTAATTGATAATAGGTAAGCAAACCGTTAGGTATCCAATGATATTTATTTTTATCCACTTGTATTACCTGATTGATAACTGAATAGGCTATTTGCTGAAACATTTTAAGATCAATTTTTACGTCATCAGGAAAAAGTTTCCATTCTTTTAAACCCAATAATTTAATATCATCAACTCCTATAAAATTGCGATCTTTTTTAATTTTAGAGCTAATTAATAATTTTGAGGGTAGTTTGCCTAATTTTTCATTTAAAAATAGTAATTCGCGTTTAATATTTTTATAATAAACTTCTTTAAATTTTTCATTAATGGAATATCCAATTACTACTTCGGTTTGCGATCCGTTTATAGTATAAATAAAAGAAATCGGTTTATTTTTAGTAAGGATCATAGTTACAGCATCACCGGATGTTCCCTGTAATTGATTTTCTCCCGCTTTTGTAAGATCTCCATCCATATATAAACCCATAGGATGGTAAAAGTTAATAGTATAATTGGTTTTTCTATAGGGATTAAACTCAGTATCGGTAAATGGCTCCAACTTGGGTTTTGAATTGATAAAATCTAGAGGCTGTATAAAAAAGTTTTTTAAAACATAAGTACCTTTTGAGGAAAATCCATATCCGGTAATTTTATTGGAAGGTATTTTTATATTATAATTTAAATCCAAAGATATACTATCATTGGGTAATAAAGGAGAAAAAAGATTTACTTCGTAAAATTCAAAATCTCTAAGTAAAAAAACGGGTTGTCGTTTATTTATAAAGATGGTCAAATCATTGATTCGACCTCTATCCATATATTTAGAAAAATATAAAGTTTTATTTCTATCCTCTAATTTTCGTTTTCCTAATACCGTATTAGTATTAGAATAGGAATTAGCGGCTGCGTGTAAATATATTTTATCTAAAGTTATACCCGTATTATTATAAAAAACGATCTTTTGTTTTACGGATATATTTTTAGTTAGACTGTCTAAGGTTGCTGATATGAGTATTTTGTCACTTTGTGAAAAGCACAATACAGGTAAAATTACTAAAATTATATTCGATAAGATTCTTAGAATTTTCATAGTTAACAGCAAGAAGTCACAGGAGATGATTACTATTTAAACCTTATTTCAACGGCTCCAAAACGATATTTAATTATATCTGCTTCAAAATATTCAATATCATCCATACTATTTAATATTTTATAAATTTCTTTTTTTAATACTCCTTTACCTTTGCCATGTATTAGTATCAACTTCTTAACCTTATCTTTCTTGGCTGATTTTATTTCCTCCATAGCTTTATTAATTTGCTTTTCAAGCATTTGATGAGGCATCATGTTTTTAAAAGAATCAACAATATTTCCTATATGCAAATCAATAATTCTTTCTTGTATAGTTTCTTTTTTTACATTATTGGTCTTTTTAGAAGATACATCTTCTTTTTTAGCATTAAAATCGGTAGCTTCAGTATACATGCTTGCATATTTATCATAGGCAATTAAGTTATTTAGTGAATGAGTAACTTCAAATCCATAAGAATCTATTAAAACTGCTTTATTTCCTATAAAATTTTTTATAGTAAAAATTCCTTCTTCATCCAGTAGTTTAACTTTATCCCCGATCTTCATATAGATTGAATTAATAAAGAAGGCTATCTTGAGGATAGCCTTCTTTGTTTTGTTTATACTATTTAATTTATTTTACATTATTTTCTGGGAACTCTATTGCTGGCTCCTCTTTTGGTTCTTTTAGAAGAAGATTCTTTACCTTTGTGATCTTGAGCTACCCTAAATCCAACCCATACGGCAGACTCATTTTCAAGCATATATCTTCTTTGTCCCGGATCTAACCAATAAGCGGTATCATTCCAAGATCCTCCTTTAATAACCCTTAAATCATTACTGATTTGAGAAGTTCTTTGTTTGGAATCCTTATCTAAAACTACTCTTCCGTTTTTATCTACTGTCCAGTTTCTAATAGGTGAATTGTAGTAATTAAAAGTACCGGTTGAATCAACACGACCATCTCCCGATTCTAAAGATGATTGTAAATCTCCGTCTCTAAAGTTTCTTGCATCATCAACAATCTCTGTTTCAAATTTTCCGGATAAATTTCTATATAATTTTCTTCCATCTGCTAAAGTATCATATTGAATAGTACCGTCATCAACTTTTTTAAATCTGCCGGGATTTCCTTCTTCACTAATAAATTGTTGATAAACGTTTCCTCTATAATAGTTGAAATCATTAAAATCAGTATCTATTAACGGTCTATAAACGTCTTGTGTCCATTCAGCAACATTTCCATACATACCATACAATCCAAAAGGGTTGGATGGATATGCTCTAACATCGGAAGTAATTGCATTCCCATCATTAGCCCAACCTCCACTACCGGAATAATCTCCTTGTCCACCGGATTTAAAATTATCCAGGAATTGACCTCTATTTCTTCCTTTTTTAGCACGCATTCTATTGATCATTACATCTTTACCTTCAATGATGTTATACTGTCTGTTATCTGCTTCAGCCAGTGCAGCATATTCCCATTCAGCTTCTGTAGGTAATCTGAATTTTTGTACTAAATTTCCTTGAGCACTTTTATTAACTGCTATAATTCTTTCATTTTTGCTGGTAATACCACTTTGTTTAGCGATTTTATCTTGATTGACAATACCTTCCAATTCAGGATCATTGTATTTATATTTTTCAACATTAAATGAATTTGAACCCACATTATTGGCCGGATTACTATAAAAATCTTTTGGGATAATACCTTTATTCATTAATTCTCTTTCATTGGCTCTATCGGTCAACCAATCACAATATCTTTGAGCTTGTAACCAACTTACTCCAACTACCGGGTAGTTATCAAATTGAGGGGCCCTGAAATAATCTTCTGAATAAACATCGTTTCTGGACAATTTATTTTTCCAAACAAGAGTATCAGGAAGGGCTCCATAATAAATATCTTTATAATTCTCATCCGTTGGTGAATATACATACTTTAACCAAGTTACATATTCACGATATTCATAATTTGTTACTTCAGTTTCACCGATAAAAAAAGATCTTACTTGCATTCGGTTAGGGGTATTGTTCCAATCATGCATTACATCGTCTTTAACTAATCCCATAGTAAAAGCTCCTCCTTCCACGAATACCATTCCAACCCAACCTTTTTCAGTCTTTTTCTTTTTACTATAAAACCAGCCGTTTCTATCATTGGCCTTCCATCCGGTCAAACTTTTTGTATTTTTAGTTCCACCGCCAGGTTTAGTTCTCCCACCACCGCAACTAACTAATGCTAAGGAAATTGAAGAAACAACGGATAATAATAATATGAATTTCCCGATTCTCATTGTATTTATTTTCATAATTAAGATCATGCAAAAATAATATAATATTACTGAAAGAAAAATTTTTTCTACTTTATATTACATAACCTCAAATAACGTTAACTTATTTGTAGATATTGTATATTTAGTAAAATATTATTTCTACTTATTCGTTATTTAGAGGTAAATGAAAAGATTTTTATACATTTTTATAGCGTTTTTCATTCAAGTGTCCACATTTATCCCTGTGGCACAAACTATTACGATTAATTGGGACGGTATAAAGAATTTTTATTATTCCACTGAGCAAGTAAAAAAATATCCTTTCTTTACCAATGATAACTATTCGATTGATGAAGGAATACCTACTTTATATTATGCCGAAAAAACTGATTTTAATGGAGATGTATATCTAACCAATTTACAATGGCAACCTATTGAAAAATCGCAACTTGGCGATACGCCTTTGGACTTCATTCCCGATGATGATATTTTCAGCGCGTCAATTACTAAGTCACGAGATCAAAAATTTATATCTGTAACCATTAAAACATTAAAGAAAACAGGCAATACCATTTTTAAACTGATACGTTTTACCATTGAGAAAAAAAATTCGTATAGTAAAAATTTTTCATCTACAGATTCCTTTTTGAATGTTGAAAGTGTTCTAAAAAACGGATCATGGTATAAAATTAAATTAGCTAAAACAGGAATTTATAAAATTGATCGGAATTTCTTACAATCATTAGGAATAAATTGTAATTCTTTAGATCCAAAAACCATACGAATATTTGGCAATGGAGGAAAAATGCTTCCGGAACCAACCTCATCTTTCAGATACGATAACCTAAAAGAAAATGCCATTTTTGTCCGAGGAGAAAATGATGGAATTTTTGATTCAGATGATTATATATTATTTTATGGGCAAGGACCGGACTATTGGATAAGAAATTCAAAGGTTAGGCATAAAAAAAATATATATGAAGATTATGCATATTATTTTATTAACGTCAATCAAACTTCGGGAAAAAGAATTCAATCCAATCCATACAAGACACCGAATGCTAAAGTATATGTAGAATACGATGATCATCAATTCTTTGAAGAAGATAGACTAAATTTAAATCAATTAGGTAAAATTTGGGTGGACGAAAATTTGGGATTGAAAAATTATAAAGAAATCCTATTTCCGG is a window from the Apibacter sp. B3706 genome containing:
- a CDS encoding M1 family metallopeptidase → MKILRILSNIILVILPVLCFSQSDKILISATLDSLTKNISVKQKIVFYNNTGITLDKIYLHAAANSYSNTNTVLGKRKLEDRNKTLYFSKYMDRGRINDLTIFINKRQPVFLLRDFEFYEVNLFSPLLPNDSISLDLNYNIKIPSNKITGYGFSSKGTYVLKNFFIQPLDFINSKPKLEPFTDTEFNPYRKTNYTINFYHPMGLYMDGDLTKAGENQLQGTSGDAVTMILTKNKPISFIYTINGSQTEVVIGYSINEKFKEVYYKNIKRELLFLNEKLGKLPSKLLISSKIKKDRNFIGVDDIKLLGLKEWKLFPDDVKIDLKMFQQIAYSVINQVIQVDKNKYHWIPNGLLTYYQLNYLKKYYPDTKLLGNLPKELSIIKIKPLQYFFISKVPITDRYKLGYRYIATQNYDQPISEDFLELSNINQYIISGFKSGLSFNFLSAYLGADLFENSVKKLIEEGKDREITSSDFQRILEINSQKNLAWFFQNYIVTNDRINFKIKKFYEDKYEKDTIKVRITNKTALPIPILITGEKNKKIINQKWVFSTNKDSLYSFKNGEYDRLLINKNYLFPEINDNDNLLNTEGIYKNRKKLQMKFYADVDNPNYTQIFYEPNINWNNYDKFILGLRFYNSSPFSRPFEYSFSPTYSTGTKSLTGSGALNYNYDMEEGLFRRMSMGTGYTYYHYDKNLSYKKYSGNVNLIFKKRPRSDINRTIGISFNSVEREKDPFKILEKNDYSHYNLLDLSYSHSDKRIINEWYSKTNFQHSNIFNKISTEIYFRHEYAPNKKISLRYFGGYFINNHSNSTYFDFGVDHITDYSFNYMDYLGRSATGGLFYQQYIMAEGGFKSMLDKSANKWITSLNGEIHLWKPFDLYADMGLYSNKKKSTYFIYDSGVKLNIIPEFLELYLPIQSTLGFEPAKNNYLSHIRFTFNFNLSAVVTHFRRGWY
- a CDS encoding Smr/MutS family protein, with product MKIGDKVKLLDEEGIFTIKNFIGNKAVLIDSYGFEVTHSLNNLIAYDKYASMYTEATDFNAKKEDVSSKKTNNVKKETIQERIIDLHIGNIVDSFKNMMPHQMLEKQINKAMEEIKSAKKDKVKKLILIHGKGKGVLKKEIYKILNSMDDIEYFEADIIKYRFGAVEIRFK
- the gldJ gene encoding gliding motility lipoprotein GldJ, translated to MKINTMRIGKFILLLSVVSSISLALVSCGGGRTKPGGGTKNTKSLTGWKANDRNGWFYSKKKKTEKGWVGMVFVEGGAFTMGLVKDDVMHDWNNTPNRMQVRSFFIGETEVTNYEYREYVTWLKYVYSPTDENYKDIYYGALPDTLVWKNKLSRNDVYSEDYFRAPQFDNYPVVGVSWLQAQRYCDWLTDRANERELMNKGIIPKDFYSNPANNVGSNSFNVEKYKYNDPELEGIVNQDKIAKQSGITSKNERIIAVNKSAQGNLVQKFRLPTEAEWEYAALAEADNRQYNIIEGKDVMINRMRAKKGRNRGQFLDNFKSGGQGDYSGSGGWANDGNAITSDVRAYPSNPFGLYGMYGNVAEWTQDVYRPLIDTDFNDFNYYRGNVYQQFISEEGNPGRFKKVDDGTIQYDTLADGRKLYRNLSGKFETEIVDDARNFRDGDLQSSLESGDGRVDSTGTFNYYNSPIRNWTVDKNGRVVLDKDSKQRTSQISNDLRVIKGGSWNDTAYWLDPGQRRYMLENESAVWVGFRVAQDHKGKESSSKRTKRGASNRVPRK